The sequence tataaaacaagcaaattaaaaaaaaaaatttttggtgtatattataaaaattaaaattactttgtaatgaaaaaaaatatatttatataattatttcacAAAAAAAAGCCTtgcaaatatttttttaaaaaagagtttttaaaatttatatggtGATGAAGCTCgtttttatttcattctaTGAGTATAGAAATTAATTTCAGAAATTTTCACTTAATAAATTCTTCacaaataatatgaaaaaaaaaaaaaaaaatacaatataaaaagttaaagTGTATTATCAAGACTTCAAAATTTACTGCATATAttgatataataaaacataGAATGagtctttttttatttttatatatactcttttatttttatttttatttttattttttttttttttcgtgcttgaaaaaaaaagattccAAAATATTTGTGAAGTGtgcattttttattttaagaaaataattaccaaataaaaattgatttctttttttttttttataatgaaaaattaaaataattatcgGCACAAAAATAAactctatttttattttattttttttagggagcttttcataatatttatttttatttctcttttGAAACATTAAATAATGCATAGATGTAAACTAAATTTTCTCAAAAAAACTTCACAgctttaatttttcaatgaAAATCAAActttttgtaattataaaataaataatttttttttaaaataagttATTGCTGTAACATACTATGCTTTGAAGATAATATCttcatatatatgaaaaagaaaataaaaaaatataaataggCTTTTTAACATACAtttttatagtttttttttttaagatttaaaaacttttttaacgtaaaaattaaaaaaataaaataatatattatactatattaaaaaataatgaaaaaacatATTAGTATATTACATACACATAAtagaatatttaataatcttaaaattttaattattaacgcaaaaaattatgaaaagtgtgtgttaatttatattatatattattaatataaatatttatatattttttttttttttttttgtaatttttcatatacatgattcattttctataatttttttgtattttttttttttttttttttatgaagaaTAATATTCACGAATGTAATGCTTTTGTGCGTAACCgtagttttttttatttttgttttcattaATCTAATAAGGAAATCGGAAAATCttgttttataaataatttacataTTGAAGATTTTCAACTTTTTTTTGCTAATCTTcgtttaatttaataataactaTAGACATATCATCATAAAgtcttcttttatatttcggaagaatatttaaaaattgttCCATTGATAAATTAGCAGCATTTGCTGCtctttttaaaacattttgaACAATTGCTTTTGAAGCTTTTTCAAGAGATGTTTTATTTTGTCTAACTATATTaactatttctttttcttttaaaaaatctcCAACTCCATCCGTcatcaaaataataaattcatCAGAATcacttttctttattttttgtatttccGGCTTTGCAGTAATATATGGAAAAGAATGAGGCTTATTAACAATGAATCTCTTGTGAATGTAATCATAagcaaaatatttatgttttaaatAGAAATCACCTAAATTTCTGGTTGGTTGTAATCTTCCTTTAACATAACAGTAATCATAATTATCTAATAAaagtttattaattttatctgaTATGCTTAACatttgaaaattttcttcttctttcttctttatttttttacataatactatatcattttcatttggATGATCTTCAAGtaacttttttctttcacTTACTTGATTAGCATTgtgaatattatttaaaggaATATAATCATCTTTTCTAACTAATAACCCTTTGGAATCACCTACATtacttatataataattgttCTTATCTATTAGCACACTTAAACAACAAGCACCTATTCttgaatattttatataacccttaacaaaaaattcttttacattctttaaaatatcactatctaaatttaaatatgctTCCTCTAAACTTGATATAATGTCATTTTCATCtagattttctttttttcccttttttattttttctattaattgcttttttacataatatcCTAATGATCTTTTTGCTATTTCTGCAATTGCACCTCCACCATGGCCATCAATAACACcagcaaataaaaaatcattatttaaataattgcTCATTTTAATAgattttgaattattttcaaatatatcatttattaaatcatttttatttttattgtaggGAGTTCCTTCAtctttcttttcattttctacATTTTTGTTTAGCATTTCGTTATCGCAAGTTTCAATTTTTTGTTCCAAATCcgtttcatttttttcaattattaAACTAGTTTCAAATGAATCAACAAATTTTTCATCAAGTTCATTTCCTTTTTTGAGAGcagtttttcttttttctaaatcttttgaattaatatttatattatatataaagcaTCTATCTTCTATTGGAGTATTAGCTGCATATTGAATcatatacattttttctttatgttttaaaaaataaaaggcaTCCACTTGATCAAGTTCTTCAAATTTTAATTCCAACTTATTTATATCCTCATCATTACTACTGGTAAAatcatttacatttttttttgtaaatgcTGATTCATCACATGTTGCATATTTAACATCAACTGATATTGCCAATAAAGAAAAGGCTAAAATTATCagaaattttctttttctcaaTTCTCTTCccaatataaatgaaatattatttagaaatttcgtttttattttcactttcttatataaacttaatgtatatacatttttttcttctatattttGGTTATATTTTggaatgcaaaaaaaaaaatttcttttttgctTAAAAATATAGCTTCTTTTTAACAAGCATGGTActgaaaaataattcttgaagtacattttaaatatatattgtttgtaaacaaaaaaataaataaagactaaattgtatatataaatttgaaatagtaataataaaaaaattaaaaataaaataatatatttaaattcattatttaaaattttaacaaaaaaatgtcgtaaaaaaaaaaaaaaaaaattctaaataCTATCCAATACTATTTTATCATAAggtgaaaaataaaaaaaaaaaaaaaaaatactattttTAACAATATCCTTGTATTTATggatattttattaaaatataagtgagtatagaaaaatatatgaaatcatttttttaattgatatatctaataatttatttttctatgaAACCACTATTATCTTAAAAGAAAAGTGTGCTAGAAtgtactatatatataatcgaATAAGagtaattaaaagaataattttttgtaacaaactcttttttattttttaacattttcaACAAgtagataaataaaaataaaatatatttgaaaaataaataataaataataaataataaataataaataataaatattatacataaCTTCCTGaaacaaaaaagaatttaaaaatattttataaattttattaatttttttaaatatatttatgaaaaatgtgtaattagaaataaaaatcttTATCCTCCATAGAAttcttttaatgaaatattaaaaaaaataaaaaaagggaaaaaagaataattaagAATGGTagataaaaagaaaacatttttaatattgtaataaaaaaaaaaaaaatttactagTCTTACAGTATAATAAAgagaaattataattaatcaTATAAACTAATGAtataacatttaaaaaaaaaaattttttttttttatataaaaattgataTGGACATTTACattaaaaactaatatatatatttgtataaatatatatttttaatgtttatACTTACtgaatatacatataaatacataaaaacaattatcaatatatttcattttaattatttaaaaaaaaaatgggtATACtatttattgtatttttatcCTCGTTTGTGTTACTAAACAAATCAGGGTTTAAATCATCTAAAACCAGTAAATTATTTGACTCTTTATgcacatttttcttttctgtatttattaatttattaatgttATTTAATGAAGACGTACTAATATTACTAGAACTacttatatatttactatttttttcttgacAATTATAATCTCTGGGATTCAAGGATAAAGGAAatgtatactttttttttaaacaaaaattcaagtttttttttttttttttttcatatgcGTCTGTATTTTGttttgaattattaatttttagtaaacaagaaatttttttttttaaattttttttttcttctcttAGGCAAATTGATTCATTTAAaagtttatttaataaatgattataaaaaatatttatttttttttgtttttttaattcttttaataacaTAATGTTTAAATTGATATATTTATCACCTGAATTAGAACAAAAGCAATTCTGCTTCATATTTAAGTTATTGCATTTTCCAATTTGTTCATTGTTAATTGTTAAGTAatctatataatttatattactaTTAATGATTCCAGATGCTCTGTTTAGTAAGAAATTATTATCTATATAGATATCTTCAATATTTATCAAATCTAAATTGATATAATCTATGTTACTAATAAGATATTTTATatccattttatttttcatactTTTTTCAGTATCATTATGAATAAGAATGTTTTCTATTTGTTCGTCGCTACAAGATTTAAtgcttttattatttattttttttccttcccttttttctatatgtagtccattattagaaaaagaatggaattttatattttcctttaaATCATTAGAATTCTcacattctttttttaaattatttttactccttttaaaattatcatttatatttatataatttttattattgtcgGAATTCGTTCTAAGCATATATAAATCAAcatattcttctttttctatttcttcttttgcTCTTTCTTCCTttgttatttctttttcttctttttttttaatttcttgtttttcttcttcattttcttttattaaatttttttgttttttttcatcacATTTATTCTTAATGATCCATGGATTTTTTTCtacttcttttatttctattttcttaTGAGTACCTTCTTTGAACTTccctttttcttcttcatttatatcattaataATAGTCTTTAGATTTTGCATATCTTTATTCATATCATAATTTCTTAGTTCATTGTTATCTAGAAATAATGACGTTTCTTTTTCTACATTGatattttgttttgtttCACGAGGATTAGAATTTGCataatcttttttatttaaattattcatattattaatatctttatttatgCTAATGTGAGCATATAAATAGTTATATCCATTTcctataaaattatattgaaTATTGTTAATATTCTTTGCATCATTTGACAATTTTGTCtgtattaatttattcaaattttgtattttttttaaggaatctaataaaaataacttatgatcttttgttaaaattataatattatcttCATTACAGCAGAAATCACTAATTTGAAGATTAGaaaagttaatttttttcaatttgaGAATATTATTTCCCcaaatgtaaaaattattattctttGTTAAGCATGCAGAATATAATTTACTTAGACACAcctttataattatatcattttctaaatttattttttttaatttatgacttgatatattattatttatacctAATTctccatttttattatatccccatgtatataattttccattttttgttaataagGCATTGTGTTCGTAACTGGAATATATGctacttatttttaattttttttttatctccaTTTTTTTGggaaaatatacattttcCTCACTTTTAAAACCTAATTTCCCATTTATACCTGAACCACatgaataaatattaaaatttgatattttcctatttacaaatttttttttatttgtttttattatttttattacatcgtttacataattaattttgaagttttttttatcatttatttcattatttttttcatgttTATATTTCTCTTTATCTGCATCTTCATTTTCCTCTTCTTCCCCgttgtttttttcttcttcttcttcttcttcttcctcttcttcttcttcctcttcctcttcttcttcttcctcttcactttcttctttattttcctttCTAATGTTTTGCACTTCAAATTCAACACTGTAATCTTCAGTAAATTTGCTCTTCATTTTACTATCCATTTcatcattaatatttatttctaatttGCTTAAGTAATTTTGcctatcttttttttttgtaactGAATTATCTAGAttaccatttttttttattttaaaattgttgcagtaattataattttcgcATTCTGATTcagttaaaaaaatagaatgaTTTTTTCCACAAGCAATATCAATaactttttcattaaaataaattaataaaggaGTATAAATTTCTACAGTATTTTCTCCTATACCTAGTTGACCATGATCATTATTTCCCCAAACAAAAATGTTGTGATTATACATTAAAGCAATTATATGTTCATATCCACATGATattttactaattttttgttttgataaaatagaattaatTGTTagtttatttctatttattttatctccTAAACCTAATTGGCCATAATTATTTAACCCCACTATTTCAAAATCatcattttcataaataattattatattattagggccattatatatattctttatatttatggaattccttatatttaataaacaaaattccttttttttatctactAAAAATtcctataaaaatatatacaacataaatattaaataaaatttacaatgtttctttttttgtatattaaattaactcatataatttatattattctgtaacaaatttt comes from Plasmodium relictum strain SGS1 genome assembly, chromosome: 9 and encodes:
- a CDS encoding regulator of chromosome condensation, putative — its product is MGQGNGKNKLIIQGTNEFLVDKKKEFCLLNIRNSINIKNIYNGPNNIIIIYENDDFEIVGLNNYGQLGLGDKINRNKLTINSILSKQKISKISCGYEHIIALMYNHNIFVWGNNDHGQLGIGENTVEIYTPLLIYFNEKVIDIACGKNHSIFLTESECENYNYCNNFKIKKNGNLDNSVTKKKDRQNYLSKLEININDEMDSKMKSKFTEDYSVEFEVQNIRKENKEESEEEEEEEEEEEEEEEEEEEEEEKNNGEEEENEDADKEKYKHEKNNEINDKKNFKINYVNDVIKIIKTNKKKFVNRKISNFNIYSCGSGINGKLGFKSEENVYFPKKMEIKKKLKISSIYSSYEHNALLTKNGKLYTWGYNKNGELGINNNISSHKLKKINLENDIIIKVCLSKLYSACLTKNNNFYIWGNNILKLKKINFSNLQISDFCCNEDNIIILTKDHKLFLLDSLKKIQNLNKLIQTKLSNDAKNINNIQYNFIGNGYNYLYAHISINKDINNMNNLNKKDYANSNPRETKQNINVEKETSLFLDNNELRNYDMNKDMQNLKTIINDINEEEKGKFKEGTHKKIEIKEVEKNPWIIKNKCDEKKQKNLIKENEEEKQEIKKKEEKEITKEERAKEEIEKEEYVDLYMLRTNSDNNKNYININDNFKRSKNNLKKECENSNDLKENIKFHSFSNNGLHIEKREGKKINNKSIKSCSDEQIENILIHNDTEKSMKNKMDIKYLISNIDYINLDLINIEDIYIDNNFLLNRASGIINSNINYIDYLTINNEQIGKCNNLNMKQNCFCSNSGDKYINLNIMLLKELKKQKKINIFYNHLLNKLLNESICLREEKKNLKKKISCLLKINNSKQNTDAYEKKKKKNLNFCLKKKYTFPLSLNPRDYNCQEKNSKYISSSSNISTSSLNNINKLINTEKKNVHKESNNLLVLDDLNPDLFSNTNEDKNTINSIPIFFLNN
- the PPM8 gene encoding protein phosphatase PPM8, putative codes for the protein MYFKNYFSVPCLLKRSYIFKQKRNFFFCIPKYNQNIEEKNVYTLSLYKKVKIKTKFLNNISFILGRELRKRKFLIILAFSLLAISVDVKYATCDESAFTKKNVNDFTSSNDEDINKLELKFEELDQVDAFYFLKHKEKMYMIQYAANTPIEDRCFIYNININSKDLEKRKTALKKGNELDEKFVDSFETSLIIEKNETDLEQKIETCDNEMLNKNVENEKKDEGTPYNKNKNDLINDIFENNSKSIKMSNYLNNDFLFAGVIDGHGGGAIAEIAKRSLGYYVKKQLIEKIKKGKKENLDENDIISSLEEAYLNLDSDILKNVKEFFVKGYIKYSRIGACCLSVLIDKNNYYISNVGDSKGLLVRKDDYIPLNNIHNANQVSERKKLLEDHPNENDIVLCKKIKKKEEENFQMLSISDKINKLLLDNYDYCYVKGRLQPTRNLGDFYLKHKYFAYDYIHKRFIVNKPHSFPYITAKPEIQKIKKSDSDEFIILMTDGVGDFLKEKEIVNIVRQNKTSLEKASKAIVQNVLKRAANAANLSMEQFLNILPKYKRRLYDDMSIVIIKLNED